Proteins co-encoded in one Syngnathoides biaculeatus isolate LvHL_M chromosome 22, ASM1980259v1, whole genome shotgun sequence genomic window:
- the LOC133496091 gene encoding prolyl 4-hydroxylase subunit alpha-1-like: METRCLLLIVIGLSSAAGEFYSSIGHMTDLLYTEHDLVASLEDYIQAAETKLEQIKRWAQKLANLSAFALEDPEGFLGHPVNAFKLLKRINKEWSELESLVLTDVSDGFVSELGVKRQRFPDNGDLTGAAQALLRLQDTYELDTDTLAKGELPGNSRLCSGLTVDDCYDLGMVAYKGNDFYHTELWTSQALRQLEEGETPATADAVTLLDYHSYSLYKQGDLERAKESTKRLLEIDPGNERAVKNLKYFEFHLEKQKTGEEAPETVTGSQDSYHDVYQRLCRGDSVELTPGRRSRLFCRYHDNRGHPSLLIAPAKEEDVWDLPRIVRYHDVASDGDMETVKELARPKLARSQVRDDKENVSITVPERVSQNAWLSGHQHAVVDKLAKRLAAVTGLDTSTAEELQVANYGVGGQYEPHLDFQVEFVNEPYERLGTGNRIATWLLYMTDVQAGGATVFPEVGAVVWPIKGSAVFWYNLFLSGEGDYRTRHAACPVLVGSKWVGNTWLHERGQEFRRRCGLQSSS, encoded by the exons ATGGAGACGCGTTGCCTGCTCTTGATCGTCATCGGCTTGTCCTCGGCTGCCGGCGAGTTCTACAGTTCCATAG GTCACATGACGGATCTGCTGTACACTGAGCACGACCTGGTGGCCTCGCTGGAGGATTACATCCAAGCCGCGGAGACAAAACTGGAGCAGATCAAAAG GTGGGCTCAGAAGCTGGCTAACCTCTCGGCGTTTGCCCTGGAGGACCCCGAAGGCTTCCTGGGCCATCCCGTCAACGCCTTTAAACTTCTGAAGCGGATCAACAAAGAGTGGAGCGAGCTGGAGAGCCTGGTGCTCACCGACGTCTCTGACG GTTTTGTCTCCGAACTCGGCGTCAAGAGGCAGCGCTTCCCCGACAACGGAGACCTGACGGGGGCGGCCCAAGCCCTCCTGAGGCTCCAGGACACGTACGAGCTGGACACCGACACCCTCGCCAAAGGGGAGCTGCCAG GAAACTCGCGGCTCTGCAGCGGCCTGACGGTGGACGACTGCTACGACTTGGGCATGGTGGCGTACAAGGGAAACGACTTCTACCACACCGAGCTGTGGACGTCTCAGGCTCTCCGACAGCTGGAGGAGGGCGAGACGCCCGCGACCGCGGACGCCGTCACCCTCCTGGACTACCACAGCTACTCCCTCTACAAGCAAGGAGATCTGGAGAGAGCCAAGGAGTCCACCAAGCGGCTGCTGGAGATCG ATCCGGGAAACGAGCGAGCCGTCAAGAACCTCAAGTACTTCGAGTTCCACCTGGAGAAACAGAAGACGGGCGAGGAGGCCCCGGAGACGGTCACGGGGAGTCAGGATAGCTACCACGACGTGTACCAGCGGCTGTGCCGCGGCGACAGCGTGGAGCTG ACGCCGGGGCGACGGAGCCGGCTGTTCTGCCGTTACCATGACAACCGCGGCCATCCCAGCCTCCTGATCGCTCCCGCCAAAGAGGAAGACGTGTGGGACCTGCCGCGCATCGTCCGCTATCACGACGTGGCGTCGGACGGCGACATGGAGACGGTCAAAGAGTTGGCCAGACCCAAA CTCGCGCGCTCCCAAGTGAGGGACGACAAGGAGAACGTGAGCATCACAGTTCCCGAAAGAGTCTCCCAAAA CGCCTGGCTGAGCGGCCACCAGCACGCGGTGGTGGACAAGCTGGCCAAGAGGCTGGCGGCCGTCACGGGCCTGGACACGTCCACTGCAGAGGAGCTGCAG GTGGCCAACTACGGCGTCGGAGGCCAGTACGAACCACATTTAGACTTTCAAGTG GAATTTGTCAATGAACCGTACGAACGGTTGGGCACAGGAAACCGGATCGCCACATGGCTGCTTTAC ATGACTGACGTGCAGGCAGGGGGCGCCACCGTGTTCCCCGAAGTGGGCGCCGTTGTCTGGCCCATAAAG GGGTCGGCCGTGTTCTGGTACAATCTTTTCCTCAGCGGAGAGGGAGATTATCGGACCCGACACGCCGCCTGTCCCGTCCTGGTGGGGAGCAAGTGGG TGGGAAACACGTGGCTTCACGAGAGAGGTCAGGAGTTCAGACGGCGCTGTGGCCTGCAAAGTTCCAGTTGA
- the LOC133496093 gene encoding cytochrome c oxidase assembly protein COX11, mitochondrial isoform X2 codes for MTPPVVRRSLGGLSLSAFLRALRWRAGRPPLFLWRPHVQIRGLKTQRRPGHEEQRRSRNKTALTYVAAAGVAMVGLSYAAVPLYRLYCQAAGLGGTAVSGHDSELVQSMDPVRERVVKVTFNADTHASMQWNFRPQQTEIFVVPGETALAFYRAKNPTDKAVVGISTYNVVPFEAGQYFNKIQAGEKKMLLLRGAAPEPPRGGGHARLLLHRPRVRRGPQDGSRGHHHAVLHLLRGQGRPASASAGPALSPKPSFSVPWKAGAQVRNISLIWRRVACS; via the exons ATGACGCCACCGGTCGTCCGCCGGTCGCTGGGCGGCCTCTCGCTTTCCGCTTTCCTGCGGGCCCTGCGGTGGCGCGCCGGGAGGCCGCCGCTCTTCCTGTGGCGCCCCCACGTCCAGATCCGGGGGCTCAAGACCCAAAGGCGTCCCGGCCACGAGGAGCAGCGAAGGAGCCGCAACAAGACGGCGCTCACCTACGTGGCGGCCGCCGGCGTGGCCATGGTGGGCCTGTCCTACGCCGCCGTGCCGCTCTACAGGCTCTACTGCCAG GCGGCGGGCCTCGGCGGCACGGCGGTGAGCGGTCACGACTCCGAGCTGGTGCAGAGCATGGACCCGGTCAGGGAGCGCGTCGTCAAGGTCACCTTCAACGCCGACACCCACGCCAGCATGCAGTGGAACTTCAGACCTCAGCAGACGGAGATCTTC GTGGTCCCGGGTGAGACGGCGCTGGCCTTCTACAGAGCCAAGAACCCCACAGACAAGGCCGTCGTCGGCATCTCCACCTACAACGTGGTGCCCTTCGAGGCGGGACAGTACTTCAACAAGATCCAGGCAGGGGAAAAGAAAA TGCTTCTGCTTCGAGGAGCAGCGCCTGAACCCCCACGAGGAGGTGGACATGCCCGTCTTCTTCTACATCGACCCCGAGTTCGACGTGGACCCCAGGATGGCTCGCGTGGACACCATCACGCTGTCCTACACCTTCTTCGAGGCCAAGGACGGCCAGCATCTGCCTCTGCCGGGCCGGCGCTGAGCCCGAAGCCGAGTTTTTCCGTGCCGTGGAAGGCTGGAGCGCAAGTGCGGAACATCTCCTTG ATATGGAGACGCGTTGCCTGCTCTTGA
- the LOC133496093 gene encoding cytochrome c oxidase assembly protein COX11, mitochondrial isoform X1: MTPPVVRRSLGGLSLSAFLRALRWRAGRPPLFLWRPHVQIRGLKTQRRPGHEEQRRSRNKTALTYVAAAGVAMVGLSYAAVPLYRLYCQAAGLGGTAVSGHDSELVQSMDPVRERVVKVTFNADTHASMQWNFRPQQTEIFVVPGETALAFYRAKNPTDKAVVGISTYNVVPFEAGQYFNKIQAGEKKMLLLRGAAPEPPRGGGHARLLLHRPRVRRGPQDGSRGHHHAVLHLLRGQGRPASASAGPALSPKPSFSVPWKAGAQVRNISLVDICLGLTGNSSRL; encoded by the exons ATGACGCCACCGGTCGTCCGCCGGTCGCTGGGCGGCCTCTCGCTTTCCGCTTTCCTGCGGGCCCTGCGGTGGCGCGCCGGGAGGCCGCCGCTCTTCCTGTGGCGCCCCCACGTCCAGATCCGGGGGCTCAAGACCCAAAGGCGTCCCGGCCACGAGGAGCAGCGAAGGAGCCGCAACAAGACGGCGCTCACCTACGTGGCGGCCGCCGGCGTGGCCATGGTGGGCCTGTCCTACGCCGCCGTGCCGCTCTACAGGCTCTACTGCCAG GCGGCGGGCCTCGGCGGCACGGCGGTGAGCGGTCACGACTCCGAGCTGGTGCAGAGCATGGACCCGGTCAGGGAGCGCGTCGTCAAGGTCACCTTCAACGCCGACACCCACGCCAGCATGCAGTGGAACTTCAGACCTCAGCAGACGGAGATCTTC GTGGTCCCGGGTGAGACGGCGCTGGCCTTCTACAGAGCCAAGAACCCCACAGACAAGGCCGTCGTCGGCATCTCCACCTACAACGTGGTGCCCTTCGAGGCGGGACAGTACTTCAACAAGATCCAGGCAGGGGAAAAGAAAA TGCTTCTGCTTCGAGGAGCAGCGCCTGAACCCCCACGAGGAGGTGGACATGCCCGTCTTCTTCTACATCGACCCCGAGTTCGACGTGGACCCCAGGATGGCTCGCGTGGACACCATCACGCTGTCCTACACCTTCTTCGAGGCCAAGGACGGCCAGCATCTGCCTCTGCCGGGCCGGCGCTGAGCCCGAAGCCGAGTTTTTCCGTGCCGTGGAAGGCTGGAGCGCAAGTGCGGAACATCTCCTTGGTAGATATTTGCCTCGGCCTCACTGGCAACTCGTCACGTTTGTGA
- the LOC133496093 gene encoding cytochrome c oxidase assembly protein COX11, mitochondrial isoform X3, with product MTPPVVRRSLGGLSLSAFLRALRWRAGRPPLFLWRPHVQIRGLKTQRRPGHEEQRRSRNKTALTYVAAAGVAMVGLSYAAVPLYRLYCQAAGLGGTAVSGHDSELVQSMDPVRERVVKVTFNADTHASMQWNFRPQQTEIFVVPGETALAFYRAKNPTDKAVVGISTYNVVPFEAGQYFNKIQCFCFEEQRLNPHEEVDMPVFFYIDPEFDVDPRMARVDTITLSYTFFEAKDGQHLPLPGRR from the exons ATGACGCCACCGGTCGTCCGCCGGTCGCTGGGCGGCCTCTCGCTTTCCGCTTTCCTGCGGGCCCTGCGGTGGCGCGCCGGGAGGCCGCCGCTCTTCCTGTGGCGCCCCCACGTCCAGATCCGGGGGCTCAAGACCCAAAGGCGTCCCGGCCACGAGGAGCAGCGAAGGAGCCGCAACAAGACGGCGCTCACCTACGTGGCGGCCGCCGGCGTGGCCATGGTGGGCCTGTCCTACGCCGCCGTGCCGCTCTACAGGCTCTACTGCCAG GCGGCGGGCCTCGGCGGCACGGCGGTGAGCGGTCACGACTCCGAGCTGGTGCAGAGCATGGACCCGGTCAGGGAGCGCGTCGTCAAGGTCACCTTCAACGCCGACACCCACGCCAGCATGCAGTGGAACTTCAGACCTCAGCAGACGGAGATCTTC GTGGTCCCGGGTGAGACGGCGCTGGCCTTCTACAGAGCCAAGAACCCCACAGACAAGGCCGTCGTCGGCATCTCCACCTACAACGTGGTGCCCTTCGAGGCGGGACAGTACTTCAACAAGATCCAG TGCTTCTGCTTCGAGGAGCAGCGCCTGAACCCCCACGAGGAGGTGGACATGCCCGTCTTCTTCTACATCGACCCCGAGTTCGACGTGGACCCCAGGATGGCTCGCGTGGACACCATCACGCTGTCCTACACCTTCTTCGAGGCCAAGGACGGCCAGCATCTGCCTCTGCCGGGCCGGCGCTGA
- the LOC133496090 gene encoding chromobox protein homolog 2-like isoform X2, translating into MTSEYLMIMKYCADYSGLWIACCVCEILGILFFVFVFLMVKFEKWKQFENDVERSAYGGRARTKRRSCSPGGRPAMEGVTVGQVFDAECILSKRPRKGKFEYLVKWRGWSSKHNSWEPEENILDPRLLAAFHKREQERELLFQKKGKRPRGRPRKIPLLAAKGGRWSSSSFSGASSSAASSSEEEEDEAERERKKAKAPGAGPGAAPRLQAVPQKRPQIPPAKAEPPRRKRGRKPLRADAGALRHPKARTPPSPSPPPPPPPSSHHHHHHHHHHHHQLLPGFLRKADPRPGMKKPLQPASFTYPGLGRTAREHHAAQSSAFSQAAASKGGCVWNRHSPAGPSPSSLGKAGSSPQRKASEPGGGRGDGTRSLFGGGPAAAPGLRRQDVHGGHTALLQHRRSLTKSAPSSSSSSSSRRATNQTLSLRALNLQSVTKTPPAGYHGNSGAAVRSSTRSGGLVLIKDSCVIPGGQRAGPPAGGVGEQGRKDATTTTTAAAAAGGGRDERKSGRGLNELSTGDSDDSSGSESERDAVSYPSDGRPSLGDTATESDAETDWRPTRNLLEHVFVTDVTANFITVTVKESPTSVGFFNPRNH; encoded by the exons ATGACTAGTGAATATTTGATGATTATGAAATATTGTGCTGATTACTCCGGGCTTTGGATCGCGTGTTGCGTTTGTGAGATACTTGgcattctgttttttgtttttgtttttttgatggtgaaatttgaaaaatggaagcaatttgagaACGATGTCGAGCGGAGCGCCTACGGAGGCCGCGCGCGGACGAAAAGGCGTTCGTGTTCTCCCGGCGGCCGTCCTGCAATGGAGGGGGTGACAGTGGGCCAGGTATTTGATGCCGAATGCATCCTCAGCAAGCGGCcgagaaag GGGAAGTTCGAGTATCTCGTCAAGTGGCGAGGGTGGTCGTCCAA GCACAACAGTTGGGAGCCagaggaaaatattttggacCCGAGGTTATTGGCGGCCTTTCACAAAAG GGAACAAGAGCGAGAACTTTTGTTCCAGAAGAAAGGAAAGAGGCCGAGAGGACGACCGCGCAAGATTCCG CTCCTCGCCGCAAAAGGCGGCCGCTGGTCCTCCTCGTCGTTTTCCGGCGCGTCTTCGTCAGCTGCGTCGTCGtctgaggaagaagaagacgaggCGGAGCGCGAGCGCAAGAAGGCCAAGGCGCCGGGGGCGGGGCCCGGGGCGGCCCCCCGGCTGCAAGCCGTCCCCCAGAAGAGGCCTCAGATCCCGCCCGCCAAAGCCGAGCCCCCTCGCAGGAAGCGCGGCCGGAAACCGCTCCGGGCCGACGCGGGCGCTTTGAGGCACCCCAAAGCCAGGACGCCGCCCTCGCcctcgcccccgcccccgcccccgccctcgagccaccaccaccaccatcaccaccaccaccaccaccaccagctgCTGCCGGGGTTCCTACGCAA GGCGGACCCTCGGCCGGGGATGAAGAAGCCGCTCCAGCCGGCGAGCTTCACTTACCCCGGACTCGGCAGGACCGCCAGAGAGCACCACGCCGCCCAGAGCTCGGCTTTCTCTCAGGCGGCGGCGTCCAAAGGGGGCTGCGTTTGGAACCGGCACTCGCCCGCCGGGCCCTCGCCGTCGTCGCTCGGCAAAGCCGGCAGCTCGCCGCAAAGGAAGGCGTCGGAGCCGGGCGGCGGTCGGGGCGACGGGACGAGAAGCCTCTTCGGTGGCGGTCCGGCGGCAGCGCCGGGTCTGCGGAGGCAAGACGTCCACGGCGGGCACACCGCTCTGCTACAGCACAGGCGATCGCTCACCAAGTcggcgccgtcgtcgtcgtcgtcgtcgtcctcgcgGCGGGCAACCAATCAGACGCTCAGCTTGCGGGCGCTGAACCTGCAGAGCGTCACAAAGACTCCGCCCGCCGGCTATCACGGCAACAGCGGCGCGGCCGTGCGCTCCAGCACGCGCAGCGGCGGCCTGGTGCTCATCAAGGACTCTTGCGTCATACCAGGAGGGCAGCGGGCGGGCCCGCCCGCAGGGGGCGTCGGCGAGCAGGGCAGGAAGgacgcgacgacgacgacgacggcggcggcggcggcgggcggcggACGCGACGAGCGCAAGTCCGGCCGCGGCCTCAACGAGCTCAGCACCGGCGACTCCGACGACAGCAGCGGCAGCGAATCGGAGCGGGACGCCGTGTCGTATCCTAGCGACGGCCGGCCCAGCCTGGGCGACACCGCCACGGAATCGGACGCCGAGACGGACTGGCGCCCCACGCGGAACCTCCTGGAGCACGTCTTTGTCACCGACGTCACCGCCAACTTCATCACCGTCACCGTCAAGGAGTCGCCCACCAGCGTGGGCTTCTTCAACCCGCGCAACCACTAG
- the LOC133496090 gene encoding chromobox protein homolog 2-like isoform X1, which translates to MTSEYLMIMKYCADYSGLWIACCVCEILGILFFVFVFLMVKFEKWKQFENDVERSAYGGRARTKRRSCSPGGRPAMEGVTVGQVFDAECILSKRPRKGKFEYLVKWRGWSSKHNSWEPEENILDPRLLAAFHKREQERELLFQKKGKRPRGRPRKIPLLAAKGGRWSSSSFSGASSSAASSSEEEEDEAERERKKAKAPGAGPGAAPRLQAVPQKRPQIPPAKAEPPRRKRGRKPLRADAGALRHPKARTPPSPSPPPPPPPSSHHHHHHHHHHHHQLLPGFLRKYGKADPRPGMKKPLQPASFTYPGLGRTAREHHAAQSSAFSQAAASKGGCVWNRHSPAGPSPSSLGKAGSSPQRKASEPGGGRGDGTRSLFGGGPAAAPGLRRQDVHGGHTALLQHRRSLTKSAPSSSSSSSSRRATNQTLSLRALNLQSVTKTPPAGYHGNSGAAVRSSTRSGGLVLIKDSCVIPGGQRAGPPAGGVGEQGRKDATTTTTAAAAAGGGRDERKSGRGLNELSTGDSDDSSGSESERDAVSYPSDGRPSLGDTATESDAETDWRPTRNLLEHVFVTDVTANFITVTVKESPTSVGFFNPRNH; encoded by the exons ATGACTAGTGAATATTTGATGATTATGAAATATTGTGCTGATTACTCCGGGCTTTGGATCGCGTGTTGCGTTTGTGAGATACTTGgcattctgttttttgtttttgtttttttgatggtgaaatttgaaaaatggaagcaatttgagaACGATGTCGAGCGGAGCGCCTACGGAGGCCGCGCGCGGACGAAAAGGCGTTCGTGTTCTCCCGGCGGCCGTCCTGCAATGGAGGGGGTGACAGTGGGCCAGGTATTTGATGCCGAATGCATCCTCAGCAAGCGGCcgagaaag GGGAAGTTCGAGTATCTCGTCAAGTGGCGAGGGTGGTCGTCCAA GCACAACAGTTGGGAGCCagaggaaaatattttggacCCGAGGTTATTGGCGGCCTTTCACAAAAG GGAACAAGAGCGAGAACTTTTGTTCCAGAAGAAAGGAAAGAGGCCGAGAGGACGACCGCGCAAGATTCCG CTCCTCGCCGCAAAAGGCGGCCGCTGGTCCTCCTCGTCGTTTTCCGGCGCGTCTTCGTCAGCTGCGTCGTCGtctgaggaagaagaagacgaggCGGAGCGCGAGCGCAAGAAGGCCAAGGCGCCGGGGGCGGGGCCCGGGGCGGCCCCCCGGCTGCAAGCCGTCCCCCAGAAGAGGCCTCAGATCCCGCCCGCCAAAGCCGAGCCCCCTCGCAGGAAGCGCGGCCGGAAACCGCTCCGGGCCGACGCGGGCGCTTTGAGGCACCCCAAAGCCAGGACGCCGCCCTCGCcctcgcccccgcccccgcccccgccctcgagccaccaccaccaccatcaccaccaccaccaccaccaccagctgCTGCCGGGGTTCCTACGCAAGTATGGAAA GGCGGACCCTCGGCCGGGGATGAAGAAGCCGCTCCAGCCGGCGAGCTTCACTTACCCCGGACTCGGCAGGACCGCCAGAGAGCACCACGCCGCCCAGAGCTCGGCTTTCTCTCAGGCGGCGGCGTCCAAAGGGGGCTGCGTTTGGAACCGGCACTCGCCCGCCGGGCCCTCGCCGTCGTCGCTCGGCAAAGCCGGCAGCTCGCCGCAAAGGAAGGCGTCGGAGCCGGGCGGCGGTCGGGGCGACGGGACGAGAAGCCTCTTCGGTGGCGGTCCGGCGGCAGCGCCGGGTCTGCGGAGGCAAGACGTCCACGGCGGGCACACCGCTCTGCTACAGCACAGGCGATCGCTCACCAAGTcggcgccgtcgtcgtcgtcgtcgtcgtcctcgcgGCGGGCAACCAATCAGACGCTCAGCTTGCGGGCGCTGAACCTGCAGAGCGTCACAAAGACTCCGCCCGCCGGCTATCACGGCAACAGCGGCGCGGCCGTGCGCTCCAGCACGCGCAGCGGCGGCCTGGTGCTCATCAAGGACTCTTGCGTCATACCAGGAGGGCAGCGGGCGGGCCCGCCCGCAGGGGGCGTCGGCGAGCAGGGCAGGAAGgacgcgacgacgacgacgacggcggcggcggcggcgggcggcggACGCGACGAGCGCAAGTCCGGCCGCGGCCTCAACGAGCTCAGCACCGGCGACTCCGACGACAGCAGCGGCAGCGAATCGGAGCGGGACGCCGTGTCGTATCCTAGCGACGGCCGGCCCAGCCTGGGCGACACCGCCACGGAATCGGACGCCGAGACGGACTGGCGCCCCACGCGGAACCTCCTGGAGCACGTCTTTGTCACCGACGTCACCGCCAACTTCATCACCGTCACCGTCAAGGAGTCGCCCACCAGCGTGGGCTTCTTCAACCCGCGCAACCACTAG
- the nog3 gene encoding noggin-3, translating to MAPRWLPCLLVVWTLLLARARCQHYLLLRPVPSEHLPLVELKEDPDPLLDPREKDLNETELRGALGGHFDARFMSVLPPSSPEHEDPRDRDREAAGSPESDPHALDSGGKKQKPSRNLRRRLQMWLRSYAACPVLRAWTDVGVRFWPRYVKTGRCPDERSCSVPEGMRCAPAKAEHLTLLRWRCVRRKAARKCAWIPVQYPVVSECRCSCAT from the coding sequence ATGGCTCCCCGGTGGCTTCCCTGCCTGCTGGTGGTGTGGACGCTTCTCCTGGCTCGGGCCAGGTGCCAGCACTACTTGCTGCTGCGACCGGTCCCGAGCGAGCACCTTCCGCTCGTGGAGCTCAAGGAGGACCCGGACCCTCTGCTGGACCCCCGCGAGAAGGACCTGAACGAGACGGAGCTGCGGGGCGCGCTGGGCGGACACTTTGACGCGCGCTTCATGTCGGTGCTGCCGCCGTCGTCGCCCGAGCACGAGGACCCCCGGGACCGGGACCGGGAGGCCGCGGGGAGCCCGGAGTCGGACCCGCACGCGCTGGACTCTGGCGGCAAGAAGCAGAAGCCGAGCAGGAATCTGCGCCGCCGGCTGCAGATGTGGCTGCGGTCGTACGCGGCTTGCCCCGTGCTCCGCGCTTGGACCGACGTGGGGGTCCGCTTCTGGCCGCGCTACGTCAAAACGGGCCGCTGCCCCGACGAGCGCTCCTGCTCCGTGCCCGAGGGGATGCGCTGCGCCCCCGCCAAGGCCGAGCACCTGACGCTGCTGCGCTGGCGCTGCGTGCGCAGGAAGGCGGCTCGCAAGTGCGCCTGGATCCCCGTTCAATACCCCGTGGTGTCCGAGTGCAGGTGCTCGTGCGCGACCTGA